The Alphaproteobacteria bacterium genome contains a region encoding:
- a CDS encoding DUF2125 domain-containing protein, translating to MTYHPELAPRRRSWLIATPLMLLVVLAIAWSGFWYWAAGQADARINAWQAQQASAGRVFTCGKQTLGGYPFRIEARCMDVSAELKDTRPPVALKLKEILVVSQVWDPKLFIAEFTGPLTASDPGGATYATASWTLAQASVRGTPNQPDRASIVADDLKLVDAPGTPLFDAKHAEFHARVQFGSWPSNPAIDLATNLKSASGPGLSPYAREPLDADILAVLHGMKDFVVRPLPELLREWQGQGGRFEIQSARIAQGDTLATATGTLSLTQAGRLDGALQLNVAGLDKLLPAIAQQKGVALSLDRAAPALNAIDRAVPGLGARLAPQTQNIAAGLLGLLGKPVDVEGKRGVAVPVRFSDGNATFGPIPLGQVPAVF from the coding sequence ATGACGTATCATCCTGAGCTTGCGCCGCGCCGCCGAAGCTGGCTGATTGCGACCCCGCTGATGCTTCTCGTCGTGCTCGCCATCGCCTGGAGCGGTTTCTGGTACTGGGCCGCCGGGCAGGCCGACGCCCGCATCAATGCCTGGCAGGCGCAGCAGGCGAGCGCCGGCCGGGTATTCACGTGCGGCAAGCAGACGCTCGGCGGCTATCCGTTCCGCATCGAGGCGCGCTGCATGGATGTCTCCGCCGAGCTGAAGGACACCCGGCCACCGGTCGCGCTCAAGCTGAAGGAAATCCTCGTCGTCTCGCAGGTGTGGGACCCCAAGCTGTTCATCGCCGAGTTTACCGGACCGCTCACGGCCTCCGATCCGGGCGGGGCGACCTACGCGACCGCCTCGTGGACGCTGGCGCAGGCGAGCGTGCGCGGCACGCCCAACCAGCCCGACCGCGCCTCGATCGTGGCGGACGATCTCAAGCTCGTCGATGCGCCCGGCACGCCTCTGTTCGACGCAAAGCACGCCGAATTTCATGCGCGCGTGCAGTTCGGCTCGTGGCCGAGCAATCCGGCGATCGATCTCGCCACCAATCTCAAATCCGCGAGCGGACCCGGGCTGAGCCCCTACGCGCGGGAACCGCTCGACGCCGACATCCTCGCCGTGCTGCATGGCATGAAGGACTTCGTGGTGAGGCCGCTGCCGGAGTTGCTGCGCGAATGGCAGGGGCAGGGCGGGCGCTTCGAGATCCAGAGCGCACGCATCGCGCAAGGCGACACGCTCGCGACCGCGACCGGCACGCTCTCCCTGACGCAGGCGGGCCGGCTCGACGGCGCATTGCAGCTCAACGTCGCCGGCCTGGACAAGCTGCTGCCGGCAATTGCGCAGCAGAAGGGTGTGGCATTGAGCCTCGATCGCGCCGCGCCTGCGCTCAATGCGATCGACCGCGCCGTGCCGGGCCTTGGCGCGCGGCTTGCGCCGCAGACGCAGAACATCGCCGCGGGGCTGCTGGGGTTGCTCGGCAAGCCGGTCGACGTCGAGGGCAAGCGCGGCGTTGCGGTGCCGGTGCGGTTCAGCGACGGCAACGCCACCTTCGGGCCGATCCCGCTCGGGCAAGTGCCTGCGGTTTTCTAG
- a CDS encoding gamma-glutamylcyclotransferase has translation MQLNIEHLDEDLWVFGYGSLIWRPGFDHLEREPARLIGAHRALCVFSHVHRGTPERPGLVLGLDLGGACRGVAYRVAAKKRAEVIAYLRGREQVTSVYRETLRSVTLLAEPERRVTALVYMIDRGHVQYAGRLDLAQQLHLVRQGHGQSGQNRDYVLATVQALESLGLYDRDLHLLAEKLRSGHEKATA, from the coding sequence ATGCAATTGAACATCGAACATCTCGACGAAGACCTTTGGGTGTTCGGCTATGGCTCGCTGATCTGGCGGCCCGGCTTCGACCATCTGGAACGCGAGCCGGCGCGGCTGATCGGCGCGCACCGCGCGCTTTGCGTGTTCAGCCACGTCCACCGAGGCACGCCGGAGCGGCCGGGGCTGGTGCTCGGACTCGATCTCGGCGGCGCGTGCCGCGGGGTCGCCTACCGGGTGGCGGCAAAAAAGCGCGCGGAGGTGATCGCCTATCTGCGCGGGCGCGAACAGGTGACGAGCGTCTACCGCGAGACGCTGCGCTCGGTGACCTTGCTGGCCGAGCCGGAACGGCGCGTCACGGCGCTGGTCTACATGATCGACCGCGGGCACGTTCAATATGCGGGCCGGCTCGATCTCGCGCAGCAGCTTCATCTGGTCCGGCAGGGGCACGGCCAGTCCGGCCAGAACAGGGATTACGTGCTCGCGACCGTGCAGGCGCTCGAATCGCTCGGCCTCTACGATCGCGACCTGCATCTGCTCGCCGAGAAGCTGCGCAGCGGCCACGAGAAGGCGACCGCTTAG
- a CDS encoding cytochrome P460 family protein → MSCLSTVRVLTLATVLAMLGGTGIAQQDRFTLQVPNGLAFSDFRGYDTWQDVAVSQTETSLKAIVANDVMINAYREGIPGGGKRFPEGSKIVKIEWSQKKNAESPYFVMVPDNLKTVAVIEKDTKRFPDTNGWAYALFKYDPASGTFTPDGNDAKCGYACHTKAEATDYIFTAYPKR, encoded by the coding sequence ATGTCGTGCCTTTCGACAGTCCGCGTGCTGACACTTGCGACAGTGCTCGCCATGCTGGGCGGCACAGGCATTGCGCAGCAGGACAGGTTCACGCTGCAAGTGCCAAACGGCCTCGCGTTTTCCGACTTCAGAGGATACGACACCTGGCAGGATGTCGCGGTCAGTCAGACCGAGACTTCATTGAAGGCCATCGTGGCGAATGACGTGATGATCAATGCGTATCGGGAAGGCATCCCCGGAGGCGGCAAGCGTTTTCCCGAGGGCTCCAAGATCGTGAAGATCGAATGGTCGCAAAAGAAGAACGCCGAGTCGCCCTATTTCGTGATGGTGCCGGACAACTTGAAAACGGTTGCGGTCATCGAAAAAGATACCAAGCGATTCCCGGACACCAACGGATGGGCTTACGCCCTGTTCAAATATGACCCCGCCTCCGGCACGTTCACGCCCGATGGGAACGACGCCAAATGCGGCTACGCATGCCACACCAAGGCAGAGGCAACGGATTACATTTTCACCGCATATCCCAAGCGGTAA
- a CDS encoding carbohydrate ABC transporter permease produces MFPTPIERTVPAARIAYRLALFASLAVWLLPMFGVALTSIRSIDDLNRGNLWGWPSEFRLVENYTAVFADARMAQFILNSVLITVPAVIGAVTLACMAGFALAKYRFRGNLALFVIFIAGNLVPFQILMIPVRNLTIATGLYDTRWALVLFHAAFQTGFCTLFMRNFIKQLPDDMLDAARNDGLSELQIFRHIVVPLVRPAIAAIAALTFTFVWNDYFWSLVLVQSDDVRPLTAGLQSLRGMWLSSWQLISAGSIVAAIPPVLIFFFMQQHFIAGLTAGAQND; encoded by the coding sequence ATGTTTCCGACACCGATCGAACGCACCGTACCGGCTGCACGCATCGCTTACCGTCTCGCGCTGTTCGCCAGCCTTGCGGTCTGGTTGCTGCCGATGTTCGGCGTCGCGCTCACCTCGATCCGCTCGATCGACGATCTCAACCGCGGCAACCTGTGGGGCTGGCCGAGCGAATTCCGGCTGGTCGAGAACTACACTGCGGTGTTCGCCGACGCGCGCATGGCGCAGTTCATTCTCAACAGCGTGCTGATCACGGTGCCGGCAGTTATCGGCGCGGTCACACTCGCCTGCATGGCGGGCTTCGCGCTCGCCAAGTACCGCTTCCGCGGCAATCTCGCGCTGTTCGTCATCTTCATCGCCGGCAACCTCGTGCCATTCCAGATCCTGATGATCCCGGTGCGCAATCTCACGATCGCGACCGGCCTCTACGACACGCGCTGGGCGCTGGTCCTGTTTCACGCCGCATTCCAGACCGGCTTCTGCACGCTGTTCATGCGCAATTTCATCAAGCAGCTTCCCGATGACATGCTCGATGCCGCGCGCAACGACGGCCTGAGCGAGCTCCAGATTTTCCGCCACATCGTGGTGCCGCTGGTGCGTCCGGCGATTGCGGCGATCGCGGCGCTGACCTTCACGTTCGTGTGGAACGATTATTTCTGGTCGCTGGTGCTGGTGCAGTCGGACGACGTCCGCCCGCTCACGGCCGGCCTGCAGTCGCTGCGCGGCATGTGGCTTTCCTCATGGCAGCTGATCTCGGCGGGCTCGATCGTCGCCGCGATCCCGCCGGTATTGATCTTCTTCTTCATGCAGCAGCATTTCATCGCCGGGCTCACGGCCGGCGCGCAGAACGATTAA
- a CDS encoding sugar ABC transporter permease: protein MRGAIAPASRRGISAWWWRHQRTLTPLILLAPACLMFATFVIYPIGQSLWLSLYDWDGVGPKTWVGLGNFAELFGDPVFYTALANNLCWLLLYLAAPMLGLLLALFLNQTVRGIRVVRALFLLPFVISQVVVGLIFAWVLNPDFGLLNPLLAQLGMAPVAPLQNERWAIFAVIAAGLWPQTAYCMVLYLTGLTGMRPELIESARLDGARDHTLLWHVVLPQLRPVTFIAAMVCVVSALRSFDLVMIMTAGGPYNSTTVLAYYMYEQTFLSLRYGYAAAIAAVLFALMGCCVAFFLWRMLSRERA from the coding sequence ATGAGGGGAGCCATCGCTCCCGCCAGCAGACGCGGCATTTCAGCGTGGTGGTGGCGGCACCAGCGCACGCTGACCCCGCTGATCCTGCTAGCGCCCGCCTGCCTGATGTTCGCGACCTTCGTGATTTATCCGATTGGGCAAAGCCTCTGGCTTTCGCTCTACGACTGGGATGGCGTCGGTCCGAAAACCTGGGTGGGTCTGGGCAATTTCGCCGAGCTGTTCGGCGATCCCGTGTTCTACACCGCGCTCGCGAACAATCTTTGCTGGCTTCTGCTCTATCTCGCAGCGCCCATGCTGGGGCTCCTGCTCGCGCTGTTCCTGAACCAGACCGTGCGCGGCATCCGCGTTGTCCGCGCGCTGTTTCTCCTGCCCTTCGTGATCAGCCAGGTCGTCGTCGGCCTGATCTTCGCGTGGGTTCTCAATCCGGATTTCGGCCTGCTCAACCCGCTGCTCGCGCAGCTCGGCATGGCGCCGGTCGCGCCGCTGCAGAACGAACGCTGGGCGATCTTCGCGGTGATCGCGGCCGGCCTGTGGCCGCAGACCGCCTACTGCATGGTGCTCTATCTCACCGGCTTGACCGGCATGCGGCCGGAACTGATCGAGTCCGCGCGACTCGACGGCGCGCGCGATCACACGCTGCTGTGGCACGTGGTGCTGCCGCAGCTCCGCCCCGTGACCTTCATCGCCGCGATGGTGTGCGTGGTTAGCGCGCTGCGCAGCTTCGATCTGGTGATGATCATGACGGCGGGCGGGCCGTACAACAGCACGACCGTCCTCGCCTACTATATGTACGAGCAGACTTTCCTGAGCCTGCGCTACGGTTATGCGGCGGCGATCGCGGCCGTGCTGTTTGCGCTGATGGGCTGCTGCGTGGCGTTTTTCCTCTGGCGGATGCTCTCGCGGGAGCGGGCGTGA
- a CDS encoding PAS domain S-box protein, producing MTDIERALDLPALDEPVGGLSWISTAEILESMGQAFYALDRQLRFVYINQVAERAWRRRREDLLGEIATDVFPHWAGTESHAAHLRVRKTGEPLSIETYSAIVGAPVEISIFPRTNGLAVYFHDISARKRMEREVRERDEVLSLAENSAGIGVWDMDMASRTVRATPQFFRILGLPPSDEPVPIEATRSVRHPDDREHVVNNFKLALESGEDQYEAEYRIKRPDDGQVRWIFGRGRIFRDIAGQPVRYAGVDIDITDRKRTEEALRESEERYRTLIENANDLVFTLDLDFRITSANPAVKSLLGYAPDELIGTPLSRYVPPDQLEKHNDMLHRKLAGETGATRYEMQVIARDGQIRTLETNSRLSLDRDGKPNAIQAIARDITERKKYEEHLSFTTRELSHRTKNVLAVVLAMVRQIGKQTGSFEQFEERFSGCIKALAFCHDLLVESDWQGADLRSLIALQVAPFGGLDDQKISASGPSITLSPQATQLIGLALHELATNAAKHGALTVPAGTVAIEWQPADANGATRLAWREQNGPRVKPPTRRGFGHTVLERMAASLGGDVSLEFLPEGLRWSLVLDAMHIVRG from the coding sequence TTGACCGATATTGAGAGGGCGCTCGATTTGCCGGCCCTGGACGAGCCGGTCGGTGGCCTTTCCTGGATTTCGACGGCCGAAATACTGGAGAGCATGGGGCAGGCGTTCTACGCCCTCGATCGCCAGCTGCGCTTTGTCTACATCAACCAGGTGGCGGAACGGGCCTGGCGGCGCCGCCGCGAGGATTTGCTCGGAGAGATCGCGACCGACGTCTTCCCCCATTGGGCCGGCACGGAATCCCATGCGGCGCACTTGCGCGTCCGGAAAACCGGCGAGCCGCTGAGCATCGAAACCTACTCGGCGATTGTCGGGGCACCGGTCGAGATCAGTATCTTCCCGCGCACCAACGGGCTTGCCGTCTATTTCCACGACATCAGCGCGCGCAAGCGCATGGAGCGCGAGGTGCGCGAGCGCGACGAGGTGTTGAGCCTCGCCGAGAACTCCGCCGGCATCGGCGTGTGGGACATGGACATGGCGAGCCGCACCGTGCGTGCAACGCCGCAATTCTTCCGCATCCTGGGCCTCCCGCCGAGCGACGAGCCCGTGCCGATCGAGGCGACACGCTCCGTGCGCCACCCGGACGACCGCGAGCATGTCGTCAACAATTTCAAGCTGGCCTTGGAAAGCGGCGAAGACCAGTACGAGGCGGAATATCGCATCAAGCGGCCCGACGACGGGCAAGTGCGCTGGATCTTCGGCCGCGGGCGCATCTTTCGCGATATCGCGGGCCAGCCGGTGCGCTACGCGGGGGTCGACATCGACATCACCGACCGCAAGCGCACCGAAGAAGCGCTGCGCGAAAGCGAGGAGCGTTACCGCACCCTGATCGAGAATGCGAACGACCTCGTCTTCACGCTCGATCTCGACTTCCGCATCACGTCGGCCAATCCGGCCGTGAAATCGCTGCTTGGCTATGCACCCGACGAGCTCATCGGCACGCCGCTGAGCCGCTACGTACCGCCCGACCAGCTCGAAAAACACAACGACATGCTCCACCGCAAGCTCGCCGGCGAGACGGGCGCGACCCGCTACGAGATGCAGGTGATCGCCCGCGACGGACAGATCCGTACACTCGAGACGAATTCGCGGTTGTCACTCGACCGCGACGGCAAGCCGAACGCCATTCAGGCAATCGCGCGCGACATCACCGAGCGCAAGAAATACGAGGAGCATCTCTCCTTCACCACGCGCGAGCTGTCCCATCGCACCAAGAACGTGCTCGCGGTGGTGCTCGCGATGGTACGCCAGATCGGCAAGCAGACCGGCAGCTTCGAGCAGTTCGAGGAGCGCTTCTCCGGCTGCATCAAGGCGCTCGCGTTCTGCCACGACCTTCTGGTCGAGAGCGACTGGCAGGGCGCCGACCTGCGCAGCCTGATCGCGCTGCAGGTCGCGCCGTTCGGCGGGCTCGACGACCAGAAGATCAGCGCGAGCGGCCCGTCGATTACGCTCAGCCCCCAGGCGACGCAGCTCATCGGCCTTGCGCTGCATGAGCTTGCCACCAACGCGGCCAAGCACGGCGCGCTGACGGTGCCGGCCGGCACGGTTGCGATCGAATGGCAGCCGGCGGACGCGAACGGCGCCACCCGGCTTGCCTGGCGTGAACAGAATGGACCCCGCGTCAAGCCGCCGACGCGGCGCGGCTTCGGTCACACCGTGCTGGAGCGCATGGCGGCGTCGCTCGGCGGCGACGTCTCGCTCGAATTCCTCCCCGAAGGATTGCGCTGGAGCCTCGTGCTCGATGCCATGCACATCGTGCGCGGCTGA
- a CDS encoding amidohydrolase, with amino-acid sequence MLATALVALIACAPAVRAQAPGPGLEEEIRQLGLEREIHERAAQIEDKLIAWRRDIHEHPELGEQEIRTAGLVAGHLRKLGLDVRTGVANTGVVALLNGGKPGPVVALRADMDALPVKEPAGLPFASRAKGKYLGREVDVMHACGHDAHTAILMATAEILTAMKDKLPGTVKFIFQPAEEGPSLYAAFTGNSWGAKLMIREGVLADPRPDAVFGLHVTSSMSAGRIGYRAGATMASADELRIKVTGRQGHAGYPWRTVDPVTTAAQIVLGVQTIVSRRTDLMKSPTVVSISTINGGSRFNIVPETVAMTGTIRTYDSGVRKGVHADIKQVAENIAASANAKAEVEIIELTDVLVNHARMTSRMAPVLERAADGNIQVVNPSGAAEDFSFFLNEIPGLFFYVGVVPPGQDPAEAAPNHSPDFFIDEKALVVGVRALAAVTVNYLTGAKTD; translated from the coding sequence ATGCTCGCCACTGCGCTCGTCGCGCTGATCGCCTGTGCACCGGCCGTCCGTGCGCAAGCTCCCGGTCCCGGCCTCGAGGAGGAAATCCGCCAGCTCGGTCTCGAGCGGGAAATCCACGAGCGCGCCGCGCAGATCGAAGACAAGCTGATCGCCTGGCGGCGCGACATCCACGAGCACCCCGAGCTTGGCGAGCAGGAAATTCGCACCGCGGGCCTCGTTGCCGGGCACCTGCGCAAGCTCGGCCTCGACGTGCGGACCGGCGTCGCCAACACCGGTGTGGTCGCGCTGCTCAACGGCGGCAAACCCGGCCCGGTCGTTGCGCTGCGTGCCGACATGGATGCGCTGCCGGTGAAGGAGCCGGCGGGCCTGCCGTTCGCCTCCAGGGCGAAAGGCAAGTACCTCGGCCGCGAGGTCGACGTGATGCATGCCTGCGGCCACGACGCCCACACGGCGATCCTGATGGCGACGGCGGAGATTCTCACCGCCATGAAAGACAAGCTGCCCGGCACCGTGAAATTCATCTTCCAGCCGGCGGAAGAGGGCCCGAGCCTCTATGCGGCGTTCACCGGCAATAGCTGGGGAGCCAAGCTGATGATCCGAGAGGGCGTCCTGGCGGACCCGCGCCCGGACGCGGTCTTCGGCCTGCACGTCACATCGAGCATGTCGGCCGGCCGCATCGGCTACCGTGCAGGCGCCACAATGGCGAGCGCCGATGAATTGCGCATCAAGGTCACCGGCCGCCAGGGCCATGCCGGCTACCCGTGGCGCACGGTCGACCCGGTCACGACGGCGGCGCAGATCGTGCTCGGCGTCCAGACCATCGTGAGCCGGCGCACCGACCTGATGAAGTCGCCGACGGTCGTCAGCATCTCGACGATCAACGGTGGTTCGCGCTTCAACATCGTGCCCGAAACCGTCGCGATGACAGGCACCATCCGCACCTACGATTCCGGCGTGCGCAAGGGCGTTCACGCCGATATCAAGCAGGTCGCCGAGAACATCGCTGCGAGCGCGAACGCCAAGGCCGAGGTCGAGATCATCGAGCTGACCGATGTGCTGGTCAATCACGCACGCATGACGTCACGCATGGCGCCCGTGCTCGAGCGGGCGGCGGACGGCAATATCCAGGTTGTCAATCCGAGCGGCGCGGCGGAGGATTTCTCGTTCTTCCTGAACGAAATACCGGGCTTGTTCTTCTACGTCGGCGTCGTGCCGCCCGGCCAGGACCCCGCCGAGGCCGCGCCGAACCACAGCCCCGATTTCTTCATCGACGAAAAGGCGCTGGTGGTCGGCGTGCGCGCGCTCGCTGCCGTGACGGTCAACTACCTCACCGGAGCCAAGACGGATTGA
- a CDS encoding CoA transferase, translating into MALPLEHLTVLDLTLHRAGPTCARQLADWGARVIKIEVPGGPKGEATGANRLGPDYQNLHRNKLNMTLNLKSEEGRAIFLDLCKAADVVIENYRSDVKTRLRIDYEAASKVNPRIIYGSISGFGQDGPDATRPGVDQIAQGMGGLMSITGEPGRGPMRVGIPIADLTAGLFLFQAVLLALMQREQTGAGQWVHTSLLEAQIFMLDFQAARWLLEKDIPKQAGNDHPTAIPTGVYPTSDGHINIAASGDQLFRRLCEAAGAPELVSHPEYATSALRSKNRKALHDRISAITKTKPSKEWIDLLTDAGVPSGPINSIDQTFAEPQVGHLGIARRVRHKKLGDIHVVGQPINLTKAPQPDEYRPTPELGQHTDEIMAGLGRDAKTIADLRARGVI; encoded by the coding sequence ATGGCGCTGCCCCTAGAGCATCTGACCGTCCTCGACCTCACGCTGCATCGCGCCGGACCGACATGCGCGCGGCAACTCGCCGACTGGGGTGCGCGGGTCATCAAGATCGAGGTGCCGGGCGGCCCGAAGGGCGAGGCGACCGGGGCCAATCGCCTGGGCCCCGACTACCAGAACCTGCACCGCAACAAGCTCAACATGACGCTCAACCTCAAGAGCGAGGAGGGCAGAGCGATCTTCCTCGACCTCTGCAAGGCCGCGGATGTGGTGATCGAGAACTATCGCTCCGACGTCAAAACCCGGCTGCGCATCGACTATGAGGCGGCCTCCAAGGTGAACCCCCGAATCATCTACGGCAGCATCTCGGGCTTCGGGCAGGACGGGCCGGACGCGACGCGGCCCGGCGTCGATCAGATCGCGCAAGGCATGGGCGGACTGATGTCGATCACCGGCGAGCCGGGCCGCGGCCCGATGCGCGTCGGGATCCCGATCGCGGACCTGACCGCCGGGCTGTTCCTGTTTCAGGCGGTGCTGCTCGCGCTGATGCAGCGTGAGCAAACCGGCGCCGGGCAGTGGGTGCATACGTCGCTGCTCGAAGCGCAAATCTTCATGCTCGACTTCCAGGCGGCGCGCTGGCTGCTCGAGAAAGATATCCCCAAGCAGGCCGGGAATGACCACCCGACCGCGATTCCGACCGGCGTCTATCCAACGTCCGACGGGCACATCAATATCGCGGCCTCGGGCGACCAATTGTTCAGGCGGCTGTGCGAGGCGGCGGGCGCGCCGGAGCTGGTGTCGCATCCGGAATACGCCACGAGTGCGCTGCGTTCGAAAAATCGCAAGGCGCTGCATGACCGCATCAGCGCCATCACAAAAACGAAGCCGAGCAAGGAATGGATCGACCTGCTGACTGATGCAGGCGTGCCGTCAGGACCAATCAACTCGATCGATCAAACTTTCGCGGAGCCGCAGGTGGGCCATCTCGGCATCGCGCGGCGCGTGCGGCATAAAAAGCTCGGCGACATCCATGTGGTCGGACAGCCGATCAACCTCACCAAGGCGCCGCAGCCGGATGAATACCGGCCGACGCCCGAGCTTGGCCAGCACACCGACGAGATCATGGCGGGCCTCGGACGCGACGCCAAGACGATCGCGGATTTGCGCGCACGGGGTGTGATCTAA
- a CDS encoding lysophospholipid acyltransferase family protein translates to MLALRSVAFNVLFYLNLVLHIVAALPTFVLPRRAFMTVAKSWGRTSNALLAVAGIRVEMRGLEKIPQGALLVASKHQSFWEAFTLLTLFDDPAFIVKRELMWIPFFGWLLWKAKQVPVDRKAKGGAMAGMIESARAALAEGRQIIIFPEGTRTAPGAEPAYKSGITSLYGATGVPCLPVALNAGVFWPRRKFLRYPGTIVLEVLDPIPPGLDRQAFAARVQQDIEAATARLVADGERQLQS, encoded by the coding sequence ATGCTGGCGCTGCGCTCGGTCGCGTTCAACGTTCTGTTCTATCTCAATCTCGTTCTGCATATTGTCGCGGCGTTGCCAACATTCGTCCTGCCGCGCCGGGCGTTCATGACGGTCGCGAAATCATGGGGCCGCACTAGCAACGCGCTGCTCGCCGTCGCCGGCATCCGCGTCGAGATGCGCGGGCTCGAGAAAATCCCCCAGGGTGCGCTGCTCGTCGCCTCGAAGCATCAATCGTTCTGGGAGGCTTTCACGCTGCTGACGCTGTTTGACGATCCGGCCTTCATCGTCAAACGCGAGCTGATGTGGATTCCGTTCTTCGGCTGGTTGCTCTGGAAGGCCAAGCAGGTGCCGGTGGATCGCAAGGCGAAGGGCGGCGCGATGGCCGGGATGATCGAGAGTGCGCGCGCCGCGCTCGCCGAAGGGCGGCAGATCATCATTTTCCCGGAGGGAACGCGCACCGCGCCCGGCGCGGAGCCAGCGTACAAGAGCGGGATTACAAGTCTTTACGGGGCGACGGGTGTGCCGTGCCTGCCAGTCGCGCTCAATGCGGGCGTGTTCTGGCCGCGCCGCAAGTTCCTGCGCTACCCCGGCACGATCGTGCTGGAAGTGCTCGACCCGATCCCGCCCGGGCTCGACAGGCAAGCCTTCGCGGCGCGGGTCCAGCAGGACATCGAGGCCGCAACCGCACGGCTTGTCGCCGACGGCGAGAGGCAATTGCAGAGCTGA
- a CDS encoding YdcF family protein, translating to MAAPGPESSGFAKPARRPLRGLARGAFVFALAILAAIGGGFVWFVWHVPATEVTLNRNADGIVAMTGGASRIPDAIELLAAGHGKRLLISGVHRTTSLAEIARNNPRYEALVNCCVDLDHSAINTVGNAIETRRWARDRGFTSLIVVTSAYHMPRTMAELELQMPDIALVPFPVVTEKLRNEPWWASGPTARLILSEYAKFVVAQLRMRIESAPALSERTGGSDGAKS from the coding sequence ATGGCGGCTCCCGGACCGGAAAGCTCCGGCTTCGCGAAGCCCGCGCGGCGGCCGTTGCGAGGCCTGGCGCGCGGCGCCTTTGTTTTTGCGCTCGCCATCCTGGCGGCAATCGGCGGCGGCTTCGTCTGGTTCGTCTGGCACGTGCCGGCGACGGAGGTGACGCTCAACCGCAATGCCGACGGTATCGTGGCGATGACCGGCGGCGCCTCACGCATCCCCGACGCGATCGAGCTGCTCGCGGCAGGGCACGGCAAGCGGCTGCTGATCAGCGGTGTGCACCGCACGACCTCATTGGCCGAAATCGCGCGCAACAACCCGCGTTACGAGGCGCTCGTTAACTGCTGCGTCGACCTTGACCATTCGGCGATCAACACGGTCGGCAACGCCATCGAGACCAGGCGCTGGGCCCGCGATCGCGGGTTCACGTCGCTGATCGTGGTGACCTCGGCCTATCACATGCCGCGCACGATGGCGGAGCTCGAACTGCAGATGCCCGACATCGCGCTGGTGCCGTTTCCGGTGGTGACCGAGAAGCTGCGCAACGAACCGTGGTGGGCGAGCGGCCCGACCGCGCGGCTGATCCTGTCCGAATATGCGAAATTCGTCGTCGCGCAATTGCGCATGCGCATCGAATCCGCGCCCGCGCTCAGCGAGCGCACGGGCGGCAGCGACGGCGCGAAAAGCTGA
- a CDS encoding ABC transporter permease, which yields MSTMAAQQDYYEDEAPPREEVPQREEAPASTLRAAAEKFLGAKEAAIVPADSISGRALLAVIAIMTFLAALTLGAVVLVRSAAGEWQSAVAREVTIQVRPSEQRDIEADVNAAVAIASGTAGVAAARAYSKEESAGLLEPWLGNGLSLNDLPIPRMIVVRVAPGEAPDLAALRQKLAAQIPGVSLDDHRGWVERMRAMARNASLAGLAVLALVLAATMLSVMFATRGAMSTNRQIIEVLHVIGARRDFIAGEFQRHFLLLGLKGGALGGGVAIVLFALIGLMSDWLTGGAEDNLFGNLSLGAAGYGAIIGLVVLVAGVTAGMSRLTVQRTLQALD from the coding sequence ATGAGCACAATGGCTGCGCAGCAGGATTATTACGAGGACGAAGCGCCTCCGCGCGAAGAAGTGCCGCAGCGCGAGGAAGCGCCGGCATCGACGCTGCGCGCGGCGGCCGAAAAGTTCCTCGGCGCCAAAGAGGCCGCGATCGTTCCGGCGGACTCGATCTCCGGCCGCGCGCTGCTTGCCGTGATCGCGATCATGACCTTCCTCGCGGCGCTCACGCTTGGCGCCGTGGTGCTGGTGCGCTCGGCCGCGGGCGAATGGCAGTCCGCGGTCGCGCGCGAGGTCACCATCCAGGTGCGCCCGTCGGAGCAACGCGACATCGAGGCAGACGTCAACGCGGCCGTCGCGATTGCGTCGGGCACGGCGGGCGTCGCCGCGGCGCGCGCGTACAGCAAGGAAGAGTCTGCCGGTTTGCTCGAGCCGTGGCTTGGAAACGGCCTCTCGCTCAACGATTTGCCGATCCCGCGCATGATCGTGGTGCGCGTTGCGCCCGGCGAGGCGCCGGACCTCGCCGCGCTGCGCCAGAAGCTCGCCGCGCAGATACCCGGCGTGAGCCTCGACGATCATCGCGGCTGGGTCGAGCGCATGCGCGCGATGGCGCGCAACGCCTCGCTTGCGGGTCTTGCGGTGCTCGCCCTCGTGCTTGCCGCGACGATGCTGTCGGTGATGTTCGCTACCCGCGGCGCGATGTCGACCAATCGCCAGATCATCGAGGTGCTGCACGTGATCGGGGCGCGGCGCGATTTCATCGCCGGCGAATTCCAGCGTCATTTCCTGCTGCTCGGCCTCAAAGGCGGAGCGCTCGGCGGCGGCGTCGCGATCGTGCTGTTTGCCCTGATCGGCCTGATGTCGGACTGGCTCACGGGCGGCGCGGAGGACAACCTGTTCGGCAACCTTTCGCTCGGCGCCGCCGGCTATGGGGCCATCATCGGTCTCGTGGTACTGGTGGCCGGCGTGACCGCGGGGATGTCACGGCTGACCGTGCAACGCACGCTGCAGGCGTTGGACTGA